The proteins below come from a single Saccharopolyspora sp. SCSIO 74807 genomic window:
- a CDS encoding FHA domain-containing protein → MIRTPYGAPKTPFDQAERQHTAGTVQVPAPRADRPGTAEVPAQQGGPRSEVAALVVARGADKGSEFPLAGACTVLGRHRDCDIVLGDVTVSRYHTEIHRVGDQFVVADAGSLNGTYLNRHVVDRAELSDGDEIWVGKVRFTFRSGR, encoded by the coding sequence ATGATCCGAACCCCGTACGGCGCCCCGAAAACCCCGTTCGACCAAGCTGAGCGGCAGCACACCGCGGGAACGGTCCAGGTGCCCGCGCCGCGGGCCGATCGGCCGGGCACCGCCGAGGTGCCCGCGCAGCAGGGCGGGCCCCGCAGCGAGGTGGCCGCGCTGGTCGTCGCCCGCGGGGCGGACAAGGGCTCCGAGTTCCCGCTGGCGGGCGCGTGCACCGTGCTGGGCAGGCACCGCGATTGCGACATCGTGCTCGGTGACGTCACGGTTTCGCGCTACCACACCGAGATCCACCGCGTTGGCGACCAGTTCGTCGTCGCCGATGCCGGTTCGCTCAACGGCACCTACCTGAACCGGCACGTGGTGGATCGGGCCGAACTCTCCGACGGTGACGAGATCTGGGTGGGCAAGGTCCGCTTCACCTTCCGCTCCGGCCGGTGA
- a CDS encoding SDR family oxidoreductase, translating to MTRQQTSVPAQQQQPPGATGEMTPRPRDEMRDYEGRGLLQDKRALITGGDSGIGRAVAAAFAKEGADVAIVYFGDSEDDDARHTAGLVTAQQRRCSLHKGDLGSRSECEHLVTEVAGELGGIDLLVNHAGTQAVESDFTEITDEQFDRTFKVNVYAPFWVIRAALPHMGDGGSIINTGSVNGLRGNKSMMDYSASKSAVHTLTKSLAQSFAGRGIRVNCVAPGPVWTPLIPSTMPAEKVEGFGEQAPMGRRGEPDEIAPSYVFFAADRLSSYYTGEVFAPVGGETHPG from the coding sequence ATGACCCGCCAACAGACCAGCGTCCCCGCACAGCAGCAGCAACCGCCGGGAGCCACCGGCGAGATGACGCCGCGACCGCGCGACGAGATGCGCGACTACGAGGGACGCGGGCTGCTGCAGGACAAGCGCGCCCTGATCACCGGCGGCGACTCCGGGATCGGCCGGGCCGTCGCGGCCGCGTTCGCCAAGGAAGGAGCCGACGTCGCGATCGTCTACTTCGGCGACTCCGAGGACGACGACGCCCGGCACACCGCCGGGCTCGTGACCGCGCAGCAGCGGCGTTGTTCGCTGCACAAAGGAGATCTGGGCTCGCGCTCGGAGTGCGAACATCTGGTGACCGAAGTGGCCGGAGAGCTCGGCGGGATCGATTTGCTGGTCAACCACGCCGGAACGCAAGCCGTGGAAAGCGATTTCACCGAGATCACCGACGAGCAGTTCGACCGCACTTTCAAGGTCAACGTCTACGCGCCGTTCTGGGTGATCCGCGCCGCGCTGCCGCACATGGGCGACGGCGGCTCGATCATCAACACCGGCTCGGTGAACGGACTTCGCGGCAACAAGTCGATGATGGACTACTCGGCCAGCAAGAGCGCGGTGCACACGCTCACCAAGTCGCTGGCGCAATCGTTCGCCGGACGCGGGATCCGGGTGAACTGCGTGGCACCCGGTCCGGTGTGGACACCGCTGATCCCGTCGACGATGCCGGCGGAGAAGGTCGAAGGGTTCGGCGAGCAAGCCCCGATGGGCAGGCGCGGTGAACCGGACGAGATCGCCCCGTCCTACGTGTTCTTCGCCGCGGACCGGCTTTCCAGCTACTACACCGGCGAGGTGTTCGCCCCGGTGGGCGGCGAAACCCACCCCGGCTGA